The DNA sequence CCGGCCCCGGTCCGGGTGTTCCGCCCGGGCCTTCCCACGCCGACCTTCCGGCTCGGGCCATCCGGTGTCGGGCCTGGTGCCCGGCGCGTACCGGATCGTACGAGTCAGGCTACCGCCGGCCGACCATTCCGGTCTTCCGGGAGGTCGGCCCGGGACACGCCTGGACCGGCTCTGCGGCGGCTAGTTGACGGACGGCGCGAAGTCCTGCCCGGTCGGGCTGTTGGCCAGGTTGATCAGCCCGATCACCAGCCCGATCACCAGCGTGGTCGCGGCCAGTGTCAGACCGGCCCACGCGAGGCGCTCACCGCGGTCGAGCCAGGCCGACCCGGTCAGGTATCCACCCGACGCGTACGCCTCCCGGCGGGCCTGCCGCGACAGCAGCAGGGCGATCGTGGCGGGTGCGACACCGCCCACGACCACGCCGGTGATCGCGGCGACCAGACCGAGCCAGAAGACGGTCATCGCCTTGGTGGAGCGCACCGGGTCGGGATCGAGCGGGTGGCGCGACGCCGTGGGCGGCGGGACGGTGACCGGCGTCGTGTTCACCACCCCAGCCTACAAAGACCGGGCGCCGGCCACGTCGTGCGTACGACGTGACCGGCGCCCGGTTCCGTGTTGCGCCTAGCGGTACGACCCGAAGTCGAAGTCGTCCAGCGGCACGGCCTGCCCGCTGGCCGGCCCGAATCCGTAGTCGGTCTCGGGGTATCCGGTCATCGAGTAGACCTTGGCCTTCGCCTCCTCGGTGGGCTCGACCCGGATGTTGCGGTACTTGCTGATGCCGGTACCGGCCGGGATGAGCTTTCCGATGATGACGTTCTCCTTCAGGCCGATGAGCGAGTCGCTGCGCGCGTTGATCGCCGCATCGGTCAGCACCCGGGTGGTCTCCTGGAAGGAGGCCGCCGACAGCCACGAGTCGGTGGCCAGCGACGCCTTGGTGATACCCATCAGCACCGGACGTCCGGCCGCGGGCTCGCCGCCCTCGGAGACGAGCCGGCGGTTCTCCGACTCGAACAGTGCCCGGTCGACCAGCACACCCGGCAGGAACTCGGTCGCGCCGGAGTCGATCACCGTGACCCGCTTGAGCATCTGGCGGATGATGATCTCGATGTGCTTGTCGTGGATGAGCACACCCTGCGAGCGGTAGACCTCCTGGACCTCCTGGGTCAGGTGGACCTGGACCGCGCGCGGGCCGAGGATGCGCAGCAGCTCGTGCGGGTCGATGGTGCCCTCGGTGAGCTTCTCGCCGACCTCGACGCGGTCTCCGTCGTGGGCCCGCAGGCGGACCCGCTTGGAGATCTTGTCGTGGACGATCTCGTCGCTGCCGTCGTCCGGCACGATGATGATCTTCCGCGAACGCTCGCCGTCCTCGATCCGGATCCGGCCCGGGGTGTCGGCGATCGGCGCCTTGCCCTTCGGCACCCGCGCCTCGAAGATCTCCTGGACACGGGGCAGACCCTGGGTGATGTCCTCACCGGCGACACCACCGGTGTGGAAGGTACGCATGGTCAGCTGCGTACCCGGCTCACCGATGGACTGGGCGGCGATGATGCCGACCGCCTCGCCCACGTCGACGGTCTTGCCGGTCGGCAGCGAGCGGCCGTAGCACGCACCGCAGACACCCAGCTTCGACTCGCAGGTGAGCACGCTGCGTACCCGTACCGTCTCGACGCCGGCGGCGACGAGCTTGTCGACCAGGATCGAGTTGAGGTCCGCGCCCCGCTCGACCACCAGGGTGCCGTCGGCGCCCTTGATGTCGTCGGCGATGGTCCGGGCGTGTACGCCGGTCTCGGCGTGCTCGTGGACCACCAGCTTGCCGTCGAGGTACTCGCCGACCTGCATCGGGATCGCCCGGTCCGTGCCGCAGTCCTCTTCGCGGATGATGACGTCCTGGGAGACGTCGACCAGACGACGGGTCAGGTAACCCGAGTCGGCGGTCCGCAGCGCGGTGTCGGCGAGACCCTTACGGGCACCGTGCGTGGAGATGAAGTACTCCAGCACGGACAGACCCTCCCGGTAGCTGGCCTTGATCGGCCGCGGGATGATCTCACCCTTCGGGTTGGCCACCAGACCACGGATCGCGGCGATCTGGCGAAGCTGGAGCAGGTTACCGCGGGCACCCGAGTTGATCATCTTCCACAGCGGGTTCTCCTGCGGCAGCGCGGTCTCCATCTCCTTGGCGACCTCGCCGGTCGCCTTGGTCCAGATCTCGATGAGCTCGCCGCGACGCTCCTCGGCGGTCATCAGACCCCGCTGGTACTGCTTGTCGATCCGGTCGGCGTCGGACTCGTACCGCTCCAGGATCTCCCGCTTGCGCGGCGGAGCGATGACGTCCTCCATGCCGATCGTGACACCCGACCAGGTGGCCCAGTGGAAACCGGCCTCCTTGAGCCCGTCGAGGGTCGCGGCCAGCGCCACCTTCGGGAACCGCTCGGCGAGGTCGTTGACGATCGCCGACAGCTGACCCTTGCGGATCTCGTAGTTCACGAAGCGGTAGCCCTGCGGCAGCGTCTCGTTGAACAGCACCCGGCCCAGCGTCGTCTCGACCGTCAGCGGCTCGCCCGGCGTCCAGTCCTCCGGCTCGGTCCACTTGGTCGCGCCGGCGCCGTTGTCGACCCCGACGACGCCGTGCAGGCGGATCTTCACCGGTGCCTGCAGGTGCAGTTCACCGTTGTCGTACGCCATCCGGGCCTCGGCGTCCGAACTGAACGCCCGGCCCTCGCCACGCGCACCCGCGGTGAGGTGGGTGAGGTGGTAGAGGCCGATGACCATGTCCTGGGTCGGCATGGTGACCGGCTTGCCGTCCGCGGGCTTGAGGATGTTGTTGGACGACAGCATCAGGATCCGCGCCTCGGCCTGCGCCTCGGCGGACAGCGGCACGTGGACCGCCATCTGGTCACCGTCGAAGTCGGCGTTGAAGGCGGTGCAGACGAGCGGGTGGATCTGGATCGCCTTGCCCTCGACCAGCTGCGGCTCGAAGGCCTGGATGCCCAGCCGGTGCAGCGTCGGTGCCCGGTTGAGCAGCACCGGGTGCTCGCCGATGACCTCTTCCAGCACGTCCCACACGACCGGACGGTGCCGCTCGACCATCCGCTTGGCGGACTTGATGTTCTGCGCGTGGTTGAGGTCGACCAGCCGCTTCATCACGAACGGCTTGAACAGCTCCAGCGCCATCTGCTTGGGCAGGCCGCACTGGTGCAGCTTGAGCTGCGGGCCGACCACGATGACCGAGCGGCCGGAGTAGTCGACGCGCTTGCCGAGCAGGTTCTGCCGGAACCGACCCTGCTTGCCCTTGAGCATGTCGGACAGCGACTTCAGCGGACGGTTACCCGGGCCGGTGACCGGCCGGCCACGGCGGCCGTTGTCGAACAGCGCGTCGACGGCCTCCTGGAGCATCCGCTTCTCGTTGTTGACGATGATCTCGGGCGCGCCGAGGTCGATCAGCCGCTTGAGCCGGTTGTTGCGGTTGATCACCCGACGGTAGAGGTCGTTGAGGTCCGAGGTGGCGAACCGGCCACCGTCGAGCTGGACCATCGGCCGCAGGTCCGGCGGGATCACCGGTACGCAGTCGAGCACCATGCCGAGCGGGGAGTTGCGGGTGTTGAGGAACGCCGCGACGACCTTGAGCCGCTTGAGCGCCCGGATCTTCCGCTGGCCCTTGCCGGACCGGATGATCTCGCGCAGATTGTCGGCCTCGGCGTGCAGGTCCATGTTCTGGACCAGCGCCTTGATCGCCTCGGCACCCATGCCACCGGTGAAGTACTCGCCGAACCGGTCCCGCAGCTCGCGGTAGAGCAGCTCGTCGGTGACCAGCTGCTTGGAATCCAGCTTCCGGAAGGTGTCGAGAACCTCGTCCAGCCGGTCGATCTCCCGCTGGGCCCGGTCGCGGATCTGGCGCATCTCGCGCTCGCCGCCCTCTTTGACCTTGCGGCGTACGTCGGCCTTGGCGCCTTCGGCCTCCAGCTCGGCGAGGTCGGCCTCCAGCTTGGCGGCCCGCTTCTCGATCTCCGAGTCGCGGCTGTTCTCCGACTGCCGCTTCTCGGCGAGAATCTCGTTCTCGACGGTGGACATGTCCCGGTGCCGCGCTTCGGTGTCGACGCTGGTGATCACGTACGAGGCGAAGTAAATGATCTTTTCGAGGTCCTTGGGGGCCAGGTCGAGCAGGTAGCCCAGCCGGCTCGGGACGCCCTTGAAGTACCAGATGTGGGTCACGGAGGCGGCCAGCTCGATGTGGCCCATCCGCTCACGCCGCACCTTGGACCGGGTCACCTCGACGCCGCAGCGCTCGCAGATGATGCCCTTGAAGCGGACGCGCTTGTACTTACCGCAGTAGCACTCCCAGTCCCGCTGCGGACCGAAGATCTTCTCGCAGAAGAGCCCGTCCTTTTCCGGCTTCAGAGTGCGGTAGTTGATCGTTTCAGGCTTCTTGACCTCGCCGTGCGACCACTGACGGATGTCGTCTGCGGTGGCCAGGCCAATGCGCAGCTCGTCGAAGAAGTTGACGTCGAGCACGTTACGTGTCCCCTATGTCGTCGTCGTCATACTGCTGTTCCTGGGCGGATCTTGGGGGCGGGCCGACCCGCGCAGGGATCAAGCCTGACCGCCCGGAGCGGGTCGGCCCGCCCCCAAGATCACAACCTCACACCTCTTCGACCGAGCTCGGCTCGCGCCGGGACAGGTCGATCCCGAGTTCCTCCGCGGCCCGGAAGACCTCGTCGTCGGTCTCGCGCATCTCCAGGGCCACGCCGTCGCTGGAGAGCACCTCGACGTTGAGGCACAGCGACTGCAGCTCCTTGAGCAGCACCTTGAACGACTCCGGGATGCCCGGCTCGGGGATGTTCTCGCCCTTGACGATCGCCTCGTAGACCTTGACCCGGCCGAGGACGTCGTCGGACTTGATCGTCAGCAGCTCCTGGAGGGCATAGGCGGCGCCGTACGCCTGCATCGCCCAGCACTCCATCTCACCGAAGCGCTGGCCACCGAACTGCGCCTTACCACCCAGCGGCTGCTGGGTGATCATCGAGTACGGTCCGGTCGACCGGGCGTGGATCTTGTCGTCGACCAGGTGGTTGAGCTTGAGGATGTAGATGTAGCCGACCGCGATCGGGTCCGGCAGCGGCTCGCCGGAACGGCCGTCGAACAGCTGCGCCTTGCCGGATCCACCGACCAGCTGCACACCATCCCGGTTGGGCAGGGTGCTGCTGAGCAGACCGGTGATCTCCTCTTCCTTGGCACCGTCGAAGACCGGCGTCGCCACGTTGGTGTCCGGCTCGGACTCGTGGGCGTCGATCGCCCGCAGCGCCTTCTTCCACTCGGCGTCGTCGCCGTCGACCTTCCAACCGGTCTTGGCGACCCAACCGAGGTGGGTCTCCAGCACCTGGCCGATGTTCATCCGGCTCGGCACGCCGAGCGGGTTGAGCACGATGTCGACCGGGGTGCCGTCCTCGAGGAACGGCATGTCCTCGACCGGCAGGATCTTGGAGATGACGCCCTTGTTGCCGTGCCGGCCGGCGAGCTTGTCACCGTCCTGGATCTTGCGCTTCTGGGCGACGTAGACCCGGACCAGCTCGTTGACGCCCGGCGGCAGCTCGTCGCCGTCCTCACGGGAGAAGGTACGTACGCCGATGACCGTGCCGGTCTCGCCGTGCGGCACCTTCAGCGAGGTGTCCCGGACCTCCCGCGCCTTCTCGCCGAAGATCGCCCGCAGCAGCCGCTCCTCCGGGGTCAGCTCGGTCTCACCCTTGGGCGTGACCTTGCCGACCAGGATGTCGCCGGGTACGACCTCGGCACCGATCCGGATGATGCCGCGCTCGTCGAGGTCGGCGAGCATCTCCTCGCTGACGTTCGGGATGTCGCGGGTGATCTCCTCCGGGCCCAGCTTGGTGTCGCGGGCGTCGACCTCGTGCTCCTCGATGTGGATCGAGGTGAGGGCGTCCTGCTGCACGAGGCGCTGCGACAGGATGATCGCGTCCTCGTAGTTGTGGCCCTCCCAGGTCATGAACGCCACGAGCAGGTTGCGCCCGAGCGCCATCTCGCCCTCGTCGGTGCAGGGCCCGTCGGCGATGACCTGGCCGGCCTCGACCCGGTCCCCCTCGAAGACGACCGGCTTCTGGTTGACGCAGGAGCCGGCGTTGGAACGGCGGAACTTGTGCAGCAGGTACGTCCGGCGGTGGCCGTCGTCCTGGTGCACGGTGACGTAGTCGGCGCACAGGTCCTCGACGACACCACCGACCTCCGCGACGACGACGTCGCCGGCGTCGACCGCGGCCCGGTATTCCATGCCGGTGCCGACCAGCGGCGACTCCGCCTTGACCAGCGGCACCGCCTGGCGCTGCATGTTGGCACCCATCAGGGCCCGGTTGGCGTCGTCGTGCTCGAGGAACGGGATCATGGCGGTCGCGACCGACACCATCTGGCGCGGCGAGACGTCCATGTAGTCGACGGCCGCCGGGGCGACGAAGTCGACCTCACCGCCCTTCCGGCGCACGAGGACGCGGTCCTCGGCGAACTGGCCGTCGCTCATCAGCGGGGCGTTGGCCTGCGCCTTGACGAACCGGTCTTCCTCGTCGGCCGTCAGGTAGTCGATCTGGTCGGTGACCCGGCCGTCGACGACCTTGCGGTACGGCGTCTCGATGAAGCCGAACGGGTTGACCCGGCCGAAGGTCGACAGGGCGCCGATCAGGCCGATGTTCGGGCCTTCCGGGGTCTCGATCGGGCACATCCGGCCGTAGTGGGACGGGTGCACGTCACGGACCTCGAAGCCGGCCCGCTCACGGGACAGACCACCCGGGCCGAGCGCGCTCAGCCGGCGCCGGTGGGTCAGGCCCGCCAGCGGGTTGGTCTGGTCCATGAACTGCGAGAGCTGCGAGGTGCCGAAGAACTCCTTGATCGCCGCCACCACCGGGCGGATGTTGATCAGGGTCTGCGGCGTGATCGCCTCGACGTCCTGGGTCGTCATCCGCTCCCGGACCACGCGCTCCATGCGGGAGAGCCCGACCCGGACCTGGTTCTGGATCAGCTCGCCGACGGTACGCAGACGACGGTTACCGAAGTGGTCGATGTCGTCGGCCTCGTAGCCCTCCTCACCGGCGTGCAGCCGGCAGAGGTATTCCACGGTGGCGACGATGTCGTCCTCGGTCAGGATTCCGGTGTTGATCGGAACCTCGACCTCGAGCTTCTTGTTGAACTTGTATCGGCCGACCTTGGCGACGTCGTACCGCTTCGGGTTGAAGAAGAGGTTGTCGAGCAGGGTCTGCGCGTTCTCCCGCGTCGGCGGCTCGCCCGGCCGGAGCTTGCGGTAGATGTCGAGAAGCGCTTCGTCGACCCCGGCGATGTGGTCCTTCTCCAGGGTCGTCATCATCAGCTCGGACCAACCGAACCGCTCGCGGATCCGCTCGGCGGTCCAACCGATCGCCTTGAGCAGGACGGTGACCGCCTGCCGGCGCTTACGGTCGATACGGACACCAACGGTGTCGCGCTTGTCGATGTCGAACTCCAGCCAGGCACCCCGGCTCGGGATGACCTTGACGCTGGAGAGGTCACGGTCGGAGGTCTTGTCCGGCTGCTTGTCGAAGTAGACGCCCGGCGAACGGACGAGCTGGCTGACCACGACGCGCTCGGTGCCGTTGATGATGAAGGTGCCCTTGGGCGTCATCATCGGGAAGTCCCCCATGAACACCGTCTGGCTCTTGATCTCGCCGGTGGTGTTGTTGGTGAACTCCGCGGTCACGAACAGCGGCGCGCAGTAGGTCAGGTCCTTCTCCTTGCACTCCTCGATCGAGGCCTTGACCTCGTCGAAGCGTGGTGCGGAGAAGGAGAGCGACATGGTGCCGGAGAAGTCCTCAATGGGGCTGATCTCATCGAGGATCTCCGCGAGACCCGAGCGGGCGTGCGGGTCGTCAGACGACCGGCCCTGCCAAGCCTCGTTGCCGACCAGCCAGTCGAAGGACTCGTTCTGGATGGCAAGGAGGTTGGGGACCTCGAGGTGTTCCGTGATCCGACCGAATGAGATTCGGCGCGGCGCGAATGCGCTCGACGTACGGCTGGTCTTCGCAGGGCGGGAAGCTGCCAAGATGCGTCCTTCCGAGGACCGTGCTGCAAAACGGCTGTTACGCGTGCACTCCAATGGACCCCACTCTGAACGCCCGATTCGGACATTCCGGGCAGGGGTCAAGTCGGAAGGCAGCGCAAACTAGCAGTGTAGCCGAGAGGCTAACCGCTGTCCAGCCCGCCGGGCAGGCCGTCGCGGAACGTGCCTCGGAGCACCTGGACCGGTGCCTCCGGGCCGCTCAGAACGCGGCGGATCCCGCTGGGGGTCACCCGAACATCGCAGCGACAGGCGAGCTGCCGTTGCGTTACCCGGATGAGGGCCGTTGCAAGCGCGGAAGGTCTTGCTGGTGTCAGCGTGCCTGCCACCAGCAGCCGCGTCAAGGGTTGTCGCGCGGGTCGGGCCAGGTGTTTGTGTGACGTACGGGCGCTGTTGCCGACCCCGTCCGGCCACAGACCGCGCTGATTGCCTGTTCACCGCGTGGTTGCACGCTGTCAGCAGACGAAAGCGGGCGGCGATCCGGATCCGGATCGCCGCCCGCTTCGAACGCGGTGTGCGTCAGCTCACTTCAGGGTGACCTTCGCGCCCTCGGCCTCGAGCTTGGCCTTGGCCTTGTCGGCGGTCTCCTTGTTGACCTTCTCCAGGATCGCCTTCGGCGCGCCCTCGACGGCGTCCTTGGCCTCCTTCAGGCCCAGGCCGGTCAGCTCACGCACGACCTTGATGACCTGGATCTTCTTGCCACCGTCGGCCTCGAGGACGACGTCGAACTCGTCCTTCTCCTCCTCGGCCGGAGCCGCGGCGGCCGGGCCACCCGGGCCGGCGGCGATGGCGACCGGGGCGGCGGCGGTGACATCGAAGGTCTCCTCGAACTGCTTCACGAACTCCGACAGCTCGATCAGCGTCATCTCCTTGAACGCGTCGAGCAGCTCGTCGGTGCTGAGCTTCGCCATGTCTGGCGTCCTTCCTACTACTTTTAGATGACTGGGTACGGATGCGGGAAGGCTCAGGCAGCCTCCTCCGCACCCTCCTTTTCGCGCTTTTCCTGAAGGGCAGCCGCCAGACGGGCGGTCTTGGACAGCGGCGCCTGGAACAGGGCCGCGGCCTTGCTCAGGTTGGCCTTCATCCCACCGGCCAGCTTGGCCAGCAGCACCTCACGGGACTCGAGGTCGGCGAGCTTGTTGACCTCTTCGGCCGAGATCGCCTTGCCCTCGAAAACGCCGCCCTTGATGACGAGCAGCGGGTTGGCCTTCGCGAACTCGCGCAGACCCTTCGCCGCTTCAACGACATCGCCGGAGACGAAGGTGAGCGCGGTAGGACCGGTGAACAGCGTGTCGAGGCCCTCGATGCCAGCGTCCGCCGCGGCACGCTTCGCGAGCGTGTTCTTCGCGACCGCGTAGGTGGTTTCCCGACCCAGCGCGCGCCGCAGCTTGGTCAGCTGAGCGACCGTGAGACCGCGGTACTCGGTCAGCACGGTTGCGCCCGAGCTACGGAACTGCTCGGTGAGCTCAGTGACGGCGGTGGCCTTGTCGGCCCGAACCGGCTTGTCCGCCATGTCCCTCCTCTCTCGTTACTCCAGGCTGGTCGACTTCACAGTCCGTGGAGAAGGGACCCGAAAACGGAAAACGCCCCGGCGCAGGGCGCACGGGGCGGACATGATCATGCGGACATGACCGGTACGCTACCGTCTCCCCCTGCGCGGGCCGCCCGCCGAAGCGGGACCTTCGACCGTGCCGAAGCACGGTTACCAGCGGTCTCTGGGTGGTTACGATTTGCCGCCTGGCTTGCAGCCAGACGCATTCCACACAGTACGCGACCTGGTCCCCGGCCGCCAAATCGGTCCGGTGGGCAACGCACCGGCCACCTACCTGGAGCACCCGACGTCAAAAACGAACCGGGGTGCCCCGAATTCGGAGCACCCCGGTTGCGACGTCCTGCCGCGAAAGGCGGTCACGCCTCGGCGGCGGCCTCCTGAAGGTTCTTCACCACGTTCGGGTCGACCGGGACGCCCGGGCCCATCGTGGTGGTCAGGGTGACCTTCTTCAGGTACTTGCCCTTGGCCGCCGACGGCTTGGCACGGAGCACCTCGTCGAGCACGGCGGCGTAGTTGTCGATCAGCTGCGCCTCCGAGAACGACGCCTTGCCGATGATGAGGTGCAGGTTGGAGTGCTTGTCCACCCGGAAGGTGATCTTGCCGCCCTTGATCTCGGAGACGGCCTTGGTGACGTCCATGGTCACGGTGCCGGTCTTCGGGTTCGGCATCAGGCCGCGCGGGCCCAGAATCCGCGCGATCCGGCCGATCTTGGCCATCTGGTCCGGGGTGGCGATGGCCGCGTCGAAGTCCAGCCAGCCCTCCTGGATACGGGCGACCAGCTCGTCGGTGCCCACCTCGTCGGCACCGGCGGCAGCGGCCTCCTCGGCCTTCGCGCCGGCCGCGAACACGATCACACGGGCGGTCTTGCCGGTGCCGTGGGGCAGGTTGACCGTGCCACGGACCATCTGGTCCGCCTTACGCGGGTCGACCCCGAGGCGCATCGCGACCTCGACCGTGGGGTCGAACTTGACGGCGGTGGCTGCCTTGGCCAGCTTCACGGCCTCGGCCGGGGTGTAGAGCTTGTCCCGGTCGATGGCCTCGGCGGCCTTGCGGTAAGCCTTGCTGCGCTGCATTTCTGTCTACTCCTGTGGTGTCTGGCGGGGCGCGCGGCGCGCGCACCCTCCCACGGTCTGATCGTGCTCGGGAAGGCTCGGGAGCCTCAGTCCTTGACGGTGATGCCCATCGAACGCGCGGTGCCGGCGATGATCCGCTCGGCCTGGTCCACGTCGTTGGCGTTGAGGTCGGCCATCTTCCGCTCGGCGATCTCCCGGAGCTGGGTACGGGTCACCGAACCGACCTTGTCCTTCTGCGGAACGCCGGAGCCCTTCTGCACGCCGGCGGCCTTGAGCAGCAGGCGGGCGGCGGGCGGCGTCTTCAGCACGAAGGTGAAGGAGCGGTCCTCGTAGACGCTGATCTCAGCGGGAACGACGTCACCGCGCTGCGACTCGGTCTGCGCGTTGTAGGACTTGCAGAACTCCATGATGTTCACGCCGTGCTGACCGA is a window from the Polymorphospora rubra genome containing:
- a CDS encoding DNA-directed RNA polymerase subunit beta', with the protein product MLDVNFFDELRIGLATADDIRQWSHGEVKKPETINYRTLKPEKDGLFCEKIFGPQRDWECYCGKYKRVRFKGIICERCGVEVTRSKVRRERMGHIELAASVTHIWYFKGVPSRLGYLLDLAPKDLEKIIYFASYVITSVDTEARHRDMSTVENEILAEKRQSENSRDSEIEKRAAKLEADLAELEAEGAKADVRRKVKEGGEREMRQIRDRAQREIDRLDEVLDTFRKLDSKQLVTDELLYRELRDRFGEYFTGGMGAEAIKALVQNMDLHAEADNLREIIRSGKGQRKIRALKRLKVVAAFLNTRNSPLGMVLDCVPVIPPDLRPMVQLDGGRFATSDLNDLYRRVINRNNRLKRLIDLGAPEIIVNNEKRMLQEAVDALFDNGRRGRPVTGPGNRPLKSLSDMLKGKQGRFRQNLLGKRVDYSGRSVIVVGPQLKLHQCGLPKQMALELFKPFVMKRLVDLNHAQNIKSAKRMVERHRPVVWDVLEEVIGEHPVLLNRAPTLHRLGIQAFEPQLVEGKAIQIHPLVCTAFNADFDGDQMAVHVPLSAEAQAEARILMLSSNNILKPADGKPVTMPTQDMVIGLYHLTHLTAGARGEGRAFSSDAEARMAYDNGELHLQAPVKIRLHGVVGVDNGAGATKWTEPEDWTPGEPLTVETTLGRVLFNETLPQGYRFVNYEIRKGQLSAIVNDLAERFPKVALAATLDGLKEAGFHWATWSGVTIGMEDVIAPPRKREILERYESDADRIDKQYQRGLMTAEERRGELIEIWTKATGEVAKEMETALPQENPLWKMINSGARGNLLQLRQIAAIRGLVANPKGEIIPRPIKASYREGLSVLEYFISTHGARKGLADTALRTADSGYLTRRLVDVSQDVIIREEDCGTDRAIPMQVGEYLDGKLVVHEHAETGVHARTIADDIKGADGTLVVERGADLNSILVDKLVAAGVETVRVRSVLTCESKLGVCGACYGRSLPTGKTVDVGEAVGIIAAQSIGEPGTQLTMRTFHTGGVAGEDITQGLPRVQEIFEARVPKGKAPIADTPGRIRIEDGERSRKIIIVPDDGSDEIVHDKISKRVRLRAHDGDRVEVGEKLTEGTIDPHELLRILGPRAVQVHLTQEVQEVYRSQGVLIHDKHIEIIIRQMLKRVTVIDSGATEFLPGVLVDRALFESENRRLVSEGGEPAAGRPVLMGITKASLATDSWLSAASFQETTRVLTDAAINARSDSLIGLKENVIIGKLIPAGTGISKYRNIRVEPTEEAKAKVYSMTGYPETDYGFGPASGQAVPLDDFDFGSYR
- a CDS encoding DNA-directed RNA polymerase subunit beta; its protein translation is MAASRPAKTSRTSSAFAPRRISFGRITEHLEVPNLLAIQNESFDWLVGNEAWQGRSSDDPHARSGLAEILDEISPIEDFSGTMSLSFSAPRFDEVKASIEECKEKDLTYCAPLFVTAEFTNNTTGEIKSQTVFMGDFPMMTPKGTFIINGTERVVVSQLVRSPGVYFDKQPDKTSDRDLSSVKVIPSRGAWLEFDIDKRDTVGVRIDRKRRQAVTVLLKAIGWTAERIRERFGWSELMMTTLEKDHIAGVDEALLDIYRKLRPGEPPTRENAQTLLDNLFFNPKRYDVAKVGRYKFNKKLEVEVPINTGILTEDDIVATVEYLCRLHAGEEGYEADDIDHFGNRRLRTVGELIQNQVRVGLSRMERVVRERMTTQDVEAITPQTLINIRPVVAAIKEFFGTSQLSQFMDQTNPLAGLTHRRRLSALGPGGLSRERAGFEVRDVHPSHYGRMCPIETPEGPNIGLIGALSTFGRVNPFGFIETPYRKVVDGRVTDQIDYLTADEEDRFVKAQANAPLMSDGQFAEDRVLVRRKGGEVDFVAPAAVDYMDVSPRQMVSVATAMIPFLEHDDANRALMGANMQRQAVPLVKAESPLVGTGMEYRAAVDAGDVVVAEVGGVVEDLCADYVTVHQDDGHRRTYLLHKFRRSNAGSCVNQKPVVFEGDRVEAGQVIADGPCTDEGEMALGRNLLVAFMTWEGHNYEDAIILSQRLVQQDALTSIHIEEHEVDARDTKLGPEEITRDIPNVSEEMLADLDERGIIRIGAEVVPGDILVGKVTPKGETELTPEERLLRAIFGEKAREVRDTSLKVPHGETGTVIGVRTFSREDGDELPPGVNELVRVYVAQKRKIQDGDKLAGRHGNKGVISKILPVEDMPFLEDGTPVDIVLNPLGVPSRMNIGQVLETHLGWVAKTGWKVDGDDAEWKKALRAIDAHESEPDTNVATPVFDGAKEEEITGLLSSTLPNRDGVQLVGGSGKAQLFDGRSGEPLPDPIAVGYIYILKLNHLVDDKIHARSTGPYSMITQQPLGGKAQFGGQRFGEMECWAMQAYGAAYALQELLTIKSDDVLGRVKVYEAIVKGENIPEPGIPESFKVLLKELQSLCLNVEVLSSDGVALEMRETDDEVFRAAEELGIDLSRREPSSVEEV
- the rplL gene encoding 50S ribosomal protein L7/L12, which codes for MAKLSTDELLDAFKEMTLIELSEFVKQFEETFDVTAAAPVAIAAGPGGPAAAAPAEEEKDEFDVVLEADGGKKIQVIKVVRELTGLGLKEAKDAVEGAPKAILEKVNKETADKAKAKLEAEGAKVTLK
- the rplJ gene encoding 50S ribosomal protein L10, yielding MADKPVRADKATAVTELTEQFRSSGATVLTEYRGLTVAQLTKLRRALGRETTYAVAKNTLAKRAAADAGIEGLDTLFTGPTALTFVSGDVVEAAKGLREFAKANPLLVIKGGVFEGKAISAEEVNKLADLESREVLLAKLAGGMKANLSKAAALFQAPLSKTARLAAALQEKREKEGAEEAA
- the rplA gene encoding 50S ribosomal protein L1; this translates as MQRSKAYRKAAEAIDRDKLYTPAEAVKLAKAATAVKFDPTVEVAMRLGVDPRKADQMVRGTVNLPHGTGKTARVIVFAAGAKAEEAAAAGADEVGTDELVARIQEGWLDFDAAIATPDQMAKIGRIARILGPRGLMPNPKTGTVTMDVTKAVSEIKGGKITFRVDKHSNLHLIIGKASFSEAQLIDNYAAVLDEVLRAKPSAAKGKYLKKVTLTTTMGPGVPVDPNVVKNLQEAAAEA
- the rplK gene encoding 50S ribosomal protein L11, with the translated sequence MPPKKKLVKTFTLQLPAGQATPAPPVGPALGQHGVNIMEFCKSYNAQTESQRGDVVPAEISVYEDRSFTFVLKTPPAARLLLKAAGVQKGSGVPQKDKVGSVTRTQLREIAERKMADLNANDVDQAERIIAGTARSMGITVKD